In the genome of Bacteroidales bacterium, one region contains:
- a CDS encoding LytTR family transcriptional regulator produces MPDFSNPIPAYLTSRRNIVQLVLFTALFALLFINIYEPFGVNVWFTITRWQLLLYSSLITLTGVLVVVLSRIIMYYSSRKRQLKYWGYFLWVLAEVLFMALFYAVYIKFFLKDERFFPDLIKLCVQNTALLLLLPYSVLWLYFSWKEKKIVIEELAQAQPVLDSTKVMIPFLDDKGTLRFSVKSDNLLYIESSDNYVSIYYLNKESVTRFMLRNTLKNIEDALKGTDVVRCHRKYMVNCERVRVIRREKESIELELDIPGTLNIPVSKTFAGTVMSTFSHYLKPGDD; encoded by the coding sequence ATGCCAGATTTTTCGAATCCCATCCCTGCATATCTTACTTCCAGAAGGAATATTGTACAGCTGGTCCTGTTCACAGCTCTTTTTGCCCTTCTTTTCATCAACATTTATGAGCCTTTTGGAGTAAATGTCTGGTTTACAATAACCAGGTGGCAGTTACTTCTTTATTCCAGTCTTATTACCCTCACAGGTGTTTTGGTAGTGGTCTTGAGTCGAATAATCATGTATTATTCAAGTCGTAAAAGGCAACTAAAATATTGGGGGTACTTTTTATGGGTTCTGGCAGAAGTATTATTTATGGCACTGTTTTATGCCGTTTATATCAAGTTTTTCCTGAAAGATGAAAGGTTTTTTCCTGACTTGATTAAACTCTGTGTTCAGAATACTGCTCTTTTACTATTATTGCCCTATTCCGTACTATGGCTGTATTTCTCCTGGAAGGAAAAGAAAATAGTTATTGAAGAACTAGCTCAAGCACAGCCTGTTTTAGATTCAACCAAGGTTATGATCCCTTTTCTTGACGATAAGGGGACATTAAGGTTTTCAGTAAAATCAGACAACCTGCTATATATTGAATCCTCAGATAATTATGTCAGTATTTATTATTTGAATAAGGAGTCGGTAACAAGATTCATGTTACGCAATACGTTAAAAAACATTGAAGATGCCCTCAAAGGAACAGATGTAGTAAGATGCCACAGGAAATACATGGTCAATTGTGAGCGGGTTAGGGTAATCAGAAGAGAAAAAGAGAGTATAGAACTTGAACTTGATATTCCCGGCACATTGAACATCCCCGTTTCAAAAACATTTGCAGGAACTGTAATGAGCACTTTCTCCCATTATCTAAAGCCTGGCGACGACTAA
- a CDS encoding T9SS type A sorting domain-containing protein: MRKFLLLALIPITLIFTLLPSRSSGQSYWFNFTSIPYVEIGGNFLALNEAFDDTLYSDIPIGFQFRFAGRVYTKLHISSNGEIYFGDDATHLDTLKSIIPFGADLYGDYINHTPAISYESGGCAGAVVMKIQFKECSLKGGGPDDYINFQVWLYESSGTIEYHFGMGQSPSTPACFGGHPGPLSGIRFSIPEANEVLYSVLLTSFAFAPDTSMSKSLVYLEGMPEEGMVYIFEPSLTTYVPEPFQLTFKPSFYLDEASNIAIVKFSSKQPGVTRAAVYDISGQKVLQLDKENQQEFTFSTSNFQPGIWLLTISNSFGNHYIKFLLQD, translated from the coding sequence ATGCGCAAGTTCTTACTTCTGGCACTCATACCCATTACCCTAATTTTCACTCTTTTACCCTCAAGAAGTTCAGGCCAATCTTATTGGTTCAATTTTACTTCTATTCCCTATGTAGAGATTGGGGGTAATTTCCTTGCCCTGAATGAGGCATTCGATGACACACTTTATTCCGATATTCCCATTGGTTTTCAATTCAGGTTCGCAGGACGCGTATACACAAAACTTCATATTTCAAGTAATGGTGAAATATATTTCGGGGATGATGCGACCCATCTTGATACCTTGAAATCAATTATTCCATTTGGTGCAGATCTTTATGGTGATTATATCAATCATACACCAGCCATTTCTTATGAATCAGGAGGATGTGCCGGGGCAGTTGTTATGAAGATACAATTTAAGGAATGCAGTTTGAAAGGAGGCGGGCCTGATGACTATATCAATTTCCAGGTTTGGCTTTATGAATCTTCAGGAACCATTGAATATCATTTTGGGATGGGACAATCTCCATCGACACCCGCGTGTTTTGGAGGACATCCCGGGCCACTGAGTGGTATCAGATTTTCAATACCGGAAGCCAACGAAGTATTGTATAGTGTATTGTTGACCAGTTTTGCTTTTGCTCCTGACACTTCCATGTCGAAATCATTAGTTTATCTTGAAGGCATGCCGGAGGAGGGTATGGTATATATATTTGAACCCAGCCTCACTACATACGTACCAGAACCATTTCAGCTGACATTCAAGCCATCTTTTTACCTGGATGAAGCCTCAAATATTGCAATTGTTAAGTTTTCAAGTAAACAGCCCGGAGTAACCCGGGCTGCTGTTTATGATATTTCAGGACAGAAAGTTTTACAATTGGATAAAGAAAATCAACAGGAGTTCACCTTCTCCACATCTAATTTTCAACCAGGAATATGGTTATTGACAATTTCCAATAGTTTCGGAAATCACTACATCAAATTTCTGCTACAGGATTAA
- a CDS encoding insulinase family protein produces MKNQVILLILGLLLFTAQSLLAQKTYKYESVPGDPIGTRIYTLENGLKVYLSVYTESPRIQTAVAVRTGSKNDPADNTGLSHYLEHMMFKGTTHFGTSDYGKEAPLLRQIEALFEEYRQTADTLKRKEIYKQIDLVSAEAAKYAIANEYDKLLSVIGAKGTNAFTGSEQTVYINDIPSNQIEKWLKIESDRFANPVFRIFHTELETVYEEKNMSLDRDSDKLWEAMYAGLYRKHPYGTQTTIGTIDHLKNPSLKRLREYYEERYAPNNMALIMAGDFDPDLTIALIDKYFGVLNKRKVASFKSPSETELNNPLVKEVIGPDAESIAIGFRTGGVHTPDANLLDIASEILSNGKAGLIDINLNLGQKVLSANAGADIQADYSALILSGKPKTGQSLDEVKDLLLSQLELLKNGEFSESLIPAIINNRKLSKIRQQESNMSRAMAIAGIFVTEQPYSEMVNEIEILSKITKKEVVDFAKKSFNSNYVIVYKRTGTDEEVKKVSKPEITPVVMQRDKESTFFTEVSSMKSAEIKPLFLSYENDIKKIKLTNGLNVMYVPNTESSLFNLYYYYNMGSQSDPKLAIAVNYLSYLGTSDIKAEQLKQEFYKLGCSYSVNVNNEDLYISLSGLYENLSKALGLLDQLISRAVPDDKALKNLVDDILKSRRDNKLNKNIIRQALSNYGVYGSKSPFTNILSEEDLKQLNAEELVGKIHELMSFQHEILYYGPVFMGNTGKAVSNKTKEKNTFSIIMENHVIPKTLNPVPNVVRFDQLPTTENKVFVVDYNMKQVDIVFHALSGKYNLTEYPLIRMFNEYFGAGMNSIVFQEIREAKALAYSSTAAYRIPSNEVENNTVFAFVGTQNDKMGDALDAMLSLFNDMPLSEKSFAAAKEGIMNQISSERITKSRIIFNYLNARKMGYDHDIRKNVFEKVPEFSFEEIKKFQQMNLKDKTFTILVVGDTKKMDLEKLSKYGKIEFLDLQNIFGY; encoded by the coding sequence TAGGGTTGCTGCTTTTTACCGCACAAAGCTTGCTGGCGCAAAAAACCTACAAATACGAATCTGTACCGGGCGACCCTATTGGTACTCGTATTTACACACTTGAAAATGGATTGAAAGTCTACCTTTCCGTATATACTGAATCACCACGTATCCAGACGGCTGTTGCTGTGCGCACAGGTAGTAAGAATGATCCTGCTGACAATACCGGGCTTTCACACTATCTGGAACATATGATGTTCAAAGGGACCACACATTTTGGAACTTCAGATTATGGAAAGGAAGCACCCCTGCTTAGACAGATTGAAGCGCTTTTTGAAGAGTACCGACAAACTGCTGATACGCTGAAAAGAAAGGAGATTTATAAGCAAATCGACCTGGTATCAGCCGAAGCTGCCAAATATGCGATTGCCAATGAATATGATAAACTTCTTTCGGTGATCGGTGCCAAAGGAACAAATGCATTCACAGGAAGTGAACAAACTGTTTATATCAACGACATTCCTTCGAATCAGATAGAAAAATGGTTAAAAATTGAAAGTGACCGTTTTGCAAACCCGGTTTTCCGCATTTTCCATACTGAGTTAGAAACGGTTTATGAAGAGAAAAATATGAGTCTCGACCGTGATTCAGATAAATTATGGGAGGCTATGTATGCCGGGTTGTATCGGAAACACCCATACGGTACTCAAACAACCATTGGTACAATCGATCATTTAAAGAATCCTTCCTTAAAGCGGTTAAGAGAATACTATGAAGAGCGCTATGCTCCTAATAATATGGCTTTAATCATGGCTGGCGATTTTGATCCTGATTTGACTATTGCATTGATTGATAAATATTTTGGTGTGCTAAATAAAAGAAAGGTTGCAAGCTTTAAATCCCCGTCTGAAACTGAACTCAATAATCCTTTGGTTAAGGAAGTTATTGGTCCCGATGCGGAAAGTATTGCCATCGGCTTCAGAACAGGAGGTGTGCATACTCCTGATGCAAACTTGCTTGATATTGCATCCGAAATTCTATCAAATGGGAAAGCAGGACTCATTGATATTAATCTGAACCTGGGACAAAAAGTACTTTCAGCGAATGCAGGAGCTGATATTCAGGCTGATTATTCCGCTCTTATATTATCAGGAAAACCTAAAACAGGGCAAAGTCTGGATGAAGTGAAGGATCTTCTTTTATCTCAGCTGGAATTGCTCAAAAATGGTGAATTTTCGGAATCACTTATTCCGGCTATTATCAATAACAGGAAGTTAAGTAAGATCCGTCAACAGGAGAGTAATATGTCACGTGCAATGGCCATTGCCGGGATCTTTGTAACAGAGCAGCCTTATAGTGAAATGGTAAATGAAATTGAAATCTTGTCCAAAATAACCAAAAAGGAAGTTGTCGATTTTGCCAAAAAATCATTCAATAGTAATTATGTGATCGTCTACAAGCGAACCGGGACTGATGAAGAGGTTAAAAAGGTTTCAAAGCCGGAAATCACTCCGGTCGTTATGCAAAGGGATAAAGAGAGTACTTTCTTTACTGAGGTTTCTTCAATGAAATCAGCTGAAATTAAACCTCTTTTCCTTTCATACGAGAATGATATAAAGAAAATTAAGTTGACAAATGGATTGAATGTTATGTATGTGCCAAATACAGAAAGCAGTCTGTTTAATCTATACTACTATTACAATATGGGAAGCCAGAGTGACCCAAAACTGGCAATTGCTGTAAATTATCTTTCATACCTGGGAACCTCTGATATAAAAGCTGAACAACTAAAGCAGGAATTCTACAAACTTGGATGCAGTTATTCAGTTAATGTAAATAATGAAGACCTGTATATCAGCCTCAGTGGACTCTATGAGAATTTATCAAAAGCATTAGGTTTACTTGACCAATTGATTTCTCGGGCAGTGCCTGATGATAAGGCTTTAAAAAATCTTGTTGATGATATTTTAAAATCAAGGAGGGATAATAAACTAAACAAGAATATTATACGCCAGGCCTTATCCAATTATGGTGTTTATGGGTCTAAATCACCATTCACCAATATATTGAGCGAAGAGGATTTAAAGCAGCTAAATGCTGAGGAATTGGTAGGTAAAATTCATGAATTAATGTCGTTTCAACATGAGATATTGTATTATGGACCAGTATTTATGGGCAACACTGGAAAGGCTGTTTCAAATAAGACGAAAGAAAAGAATACTTTTTCTATCATAATGGAAAATCATGTGATTCCAAAAACATTGAATCCTGTTCCTAATGTTGTCAGATTTGATCAATTACCTACAACTGAGAATAAGGTATTCGTTGTTGATTATAATATGAAGCAGGTAGATATTGTTTTCCACGCCTTATCAGGGAAATATAACTTGACTGAATATCCGTTGATCAGGATGTTCAATGAGTATTTTGGTGCCGGTATGAATTCAATAGTATTTCAGGAAATCAGGGAAGCTAAAGCTTTGGCATATTCATCAACTGCTGCATATAGAATTCCATCCAATGAAGTAGAGAATAATACTGTTTTTGCATTTGTTGGAACACAAAATGACAAAATGGGAGATGCTCTTGATGCTATGCTATCATTGTTCAATGATATGCCTCTTTCCGAAAAAAGTTTTGCTGCTGCGAAAGAAGGGATTATGAATCAAATTAGTTCAGAGCGGATTACAAAATCGAGAATAATCTTCAATTATCTGAACGCAAGAAAAATGGGGTATGATCATGATATCAGGAAGAATGTTTTTGAGAAGGTTCCTGAATTTTCATTTGAAGAAATAAAGAAATTTCAACAGATGAACTTGAAGGATAAAACATTCACTATCCTGGTTGTAGGTGATACGAAAAAGATGGACCTTGAAAAACTTTCAAAATATGGGAAAATCGAATTTCTTGATCTGCAGAATATCTTTGGATATTAA